Proteins from a genomic interval of Oceanispirochaeta crateris:
- a CDS encoding RNA recognition motif domain-containing protein has translation MNIQITDLSRQANEAELTGLFTPFGTVTSTTIIMDKVTGKSKGFGFVEMPNEDEALLAIKKLNKSLIHGKAMKVKIGKNKES, from the coding sequence ATGAATATACAGATAACAGATCTTTCTAGACAGGCGAATGAAGCTGAACTTACAGGGCTCTTTACGCCCTTTGGAACAGTCACATCCACGACGATTATCATGGATAAGGTAACAGGAAAATCAAAGGGCTTTGGATTTGTCGAGATGCCCAATGAAGATGAGGCTCTTCTAGCCATCAAGAAATTAAACAAGTCGCTTATTCATGGAAAAGCCATGAAAGTCAAAATAGGGAAAAACAAGGAGTCATAA